The genomic interval GGTACTCGCTGCCGGCGGCCGCGCTGGGCGGCGGGGACGACGCCTCGCGCCCCGGTGCCCATGCCGCCGCCCTGTGGGCAGTGCGCATCTCGGAGGCGCGTGGTGCGGCCGACGGCGAGCCGCCGAGCGCCGGCGAGCTCGCCGGCGCCGCGGCCCTCCACGACGGCATGCACGCCGTCATCGCCGCGGCGAGCGCGGCCGTCGACGGTCCCGCTCCGCTCGCCGCCGCGTGGGCACGCTGGGCGGGCGGGGCGGCCTCGGAGGAAGCCGCAGAGTACGGGGAGGCCTTCGCGCGTGCCTACGTCGCGACGGTGGCCAGCGCCACCGACGGGCCGCACGACGCTGGACCGCCGACCGGCGCCCAGACCATGGAAGCCACGTGGTTGGTGGCTCGGGCCGCCTCCAACCCGGCGCTCGCCCGCGTGCGCACGCTGCTGGACGACCCGCTGGCCGTGACCGGCGCCTGGCAGGAGGTCGACGCGGCGGCCTCGGCGGCGCTTGCCGGCGTCGCCGCCTCGCCGCAGGGGCCCGAGGTGCCGGGTGCGCGGGCGGGTTCTCGCCCCCTTGACCTGCTCGACCTGCTCCTCGCGCCGCAGCGGCGCGAGCCAACGTCGTTGGCCGGGCAGCTCCGTCTTGCCGCACGGCTATGGGCGCCCTACCTCGCGAGCGCGTCCGGCCTCGGCGAGCGGCTTCTCAGGGCGGCCGACCTCCTGGAGGAGGAGGGCAAGCGGGCTCCGGCCGCTCCCGGACCGCCCCCGCCTCCCCCAGAGCATGCTCACCGCCCTGATACCGTCGGAGCCCCGCGCTACTCGCCTGACGGGGCTTGGATGCCCGAGGTGGCGATGGTGGCGAAGAGCACCTACGTCTGGCTGGCGCAGCTCTCGCGAGCCTACGGAGTGAGGGTCGGCCGGCTCGACGAGGTGCCCGAGGCGGCCTTGACCGCGCTGCGCGATGACGGCTTCAACGCCTTGTGGCTCATCGGGGTATGGGAGCGGAGCCGGGCGTCGCGCAACCTCAAGCGTGCCCGCGGCCAGGCCGATGCCGGCGCCAGCGCCTACTCGCTATACGACTACGTGGTGGCCGAGGACCTCGGCGGAGAGCAGGCCCTCGCCGAGCTGAGCCGCCGCGCCGCCGCCGCCGGGTTACGCCTCGCGAGCGACATGGTGCCCAACCACACCGGCCTCGACTCGCGGTGGTTGGTCGACCACCCGGAACGGTTCGTGCAGCTCCCGGAGCCGCCGTTCCCCGGCTACTCCTTCACGGGCCCCGACCTCGCGGGCGGCGGCGCGGTCGAGGTGCGCGTCGAGGACCACTACTACGACGGCTCCGACGCCGCCGTCGTCTTCGAGCGCCGAGACAGGGCGACGGGGGAGAAGCGCTACGTCTACCACGGCAACGACGGGACGGCCATGCCGTGGAACGACACGGCGCAACTCGACTATCTGCGCGCCGACGTGCGCGAGGCCGTCATGCGGACGATCGAGGAGGTGGCGGGGCGGTTCCCGATCATCCGCTTCGACGCGGCCATGACGCTGGCGAGGAAGCACGTCCAGCGTCTGTGGCACCCGCTGCCGGGCGAGGGCGGCGCCGTGCCGTCGCGCGCGCGCTTCGCCATGAGCGCGGCAGAGTTCGAGCGGCGTATGCCGCGCGAGTTCTGGCGTGAGCTCGTCGACCGCATGGCCGAGCGCGCTCCCGACACCCTCCTGCTGGCCGAGGCGTTCTGGCTGCTCGAGGGCTACTTCGTGCGCGAGCTCGGCATGCACCGGGTCTACAACAGCGCCTTCATGCACATGCTCATGCGCGAGGAG from Trueperaceae bacterium carries:
- a CDS encoding alpha-amylase family glycosyl hydrolase, with product MTEGSRFLTTLAARRRYSLPAAALGGGDDASRPGAHAAALWAVRISEARGAADGEPPSAGELAGAAALHDGMHAVIAAASAAVDGPAPLAAAWARWAGGAASEEAAEYGEAFARAYVATVASATDGPHDAGPPTGAQTMEATWLVARAASNPALARVRTLLDDPLAVTGAWQEVDAAASAALAGVAASPQGPEVPGARAGSRPLDLLDLLLAPQRREPTSLAGQLRLAARLWAPYLASASGLGERLLRAADLLEEEGKRAPAAPGPPPPPPEHAHRPDTVGAPRYSPDGAWMPEVAMVAKSTYVWLAQLSRAYGVRVGRLDEVPEAALTALRDDGFNALWLIGVWERSRASRNLKRARGQADAGASAYSLYDYVVAEDLGGEQALAELSRRAAAAGLRLASDMVPNHTGLDSRWLVDHPERFVQLPEPPFPGYSFTGPDLAGGGAVEVRVEDHYYDGSDAAVVFERRDRATGEKRYVYHGNDGTAMPWNDTAQLDYLRADVREAVMRTIEEVAGRFPIIRFDAAMTLARKHVQRLWHPLPGEGGAVPSRARFAMSAAEFERRMPREFWRELVDRMAERAPDTLLLAEAFWLLEGYFVRELGMHRVYNSAFMHMLMREENGAYRRLLKSVLAFDPRVLQRYVNFMSNPDEETAREQFGAGDKYFGVATLLATLPGLPMFGHGQVEGLQEKYGMEYLAPKLDERPDPALVERHRREIAPLLRERGTFAGADAFRLFDLVGEDGPVEDAFVFVNRRVGGDRRPGGAHGTVLVAYNNSPRAVAGRVRVSAPYVDTLRGGGLRSDTLSEALGLREGGPPRATFTDLATGAPTRSADVAELRRQGMWLELRPYEARVERVAQTVDPGVERIVVPQSAPDGTRRLGSPFGLDPRLAGPRGGGARRAARRRRATRGLRRR